A DNA window from Robbsia sp. KACC 23696 contains the following coding sequences:
- a CDS encoding N-carbamoyl-D-amino-acid hydrolase: MSRLFRVAAAQMGPIHLQDSREQTLNRMIALLETSAAQGAQFVVFPELAFTTFFPRWLLEQDKVDRYFEPAMPNPQVAALFERAKALRIGFYVGYAELTPDGHHYNSAITVGPDGEILGHYRKVHLPGSVEPRIGEPVQQLEKRYFEYGNLGFQAFYGAEEWKAPIMGMLICNDRRWPEAWREYGLQGVELMVMGYNSAAYDPNGGTAEDEALRTFHSMVSTQANAYMNATWAISVAKAGVEDGFGLIGASCIVDPNGIVVAQAKSHEDEVLVAEIDLDACQQGKTKMFNFEMHRQPRHYRRIVDQVGVQLPPKA, from the coding sequence ATGTCCCGACTTTTTCGCGTCGCTGCCGCCCAAATGGGCCCTATCCATTTGCAAGACAGCCGGGAGCAGACGTTGAACCGCATGATCGCGCTGCTGGAGACATCCGCCGCGCAAGGTGCCCAGTTCGTCGTGTTTCCCGAGCTGGCATTCACGACCTTCTTCCCACGCTGGCTCCTCGAGCAGGACAAGGTCGACCGCTATTTCGAACCTGCCATGCCCAATCCACAAGTCGCCGCTCTATTCGAGCGCGCAAAGGCGCTGCGGATCGGCTTTTACGTCGGCTATGCCGAACTGACGCCGGACGGCCATCACTATAACAGTGCCATCACGGTCGGCCCGGACGGTGAAATTCTGGGCCACTACCGCAAGGTGCACTTGCCGGGCTCGGTCGAACCGCGCATCGGGGAACCGGTGCAGCAATTGGAAAAGCGCTATTTCGAGTACGGCAACCTCGGCTTCCAGGCCTTCTATGGTGCCGAGGAATGGAAGGCACCGATCATGGGCATGCTGATCTGCAACGATCGACGATGGCCGGAAGCGTGGCGCGAATACGGCTTGCAAGGCGTTGAATTGATGGTGATGGGCTATAACTCGGCGGCATACGATCCGAACGGCGGCACGGCCGAAGACGAGGCGTTGCGGACCTTCCACTCGATGGTTTCGACGCAGGCCAATGCGTATATGAACGCTACCTGGGCGATCAGCGTCGCCAAGGCCGGCGTCGAAGACGGCTTCGGGCTGATTGGCGCGTCCTGCATTGTCGACCCGAACGGCATAGTGGTTGCCCAGGCTAAAAGCCATGAAGACGAGGTTCTGGTCGCCGAAATCGATCTCGATGCCTGCCAACAGGGAAAGACCAAGATGTTCAATTTCGAGATGCACCGCCAGCCGCGACACTACCGTCGCATCGTCGACCAAGTGGGTGTCCAACTGCCACCGAAGGCATAG
- a CDS encoding transporter substrate-binding domain-containing protein, whose product MTFFRMNRVSAGLAVLFSLTALGAHAEGTLKTGVDANYAPHAMRTLGGGIQGFNIDLGNALAAQLHEKIEVDGTEFSALIPGLLSKKYDFILAPVTVTPEKAKSLLFSEGYLNSDYTFVQKKDAKPITKLEDLKGMKIAVNKGSSYDVWASQNAEKYGFTYDVYGSNADAIQALLAGRADANMAGNTVEAWAAKQNPQIKTTYTITTGLMWSLAFRPDDKAGRDRISMALKCLKQNGTVVKLAQKWFGFTPDANSPSVKIVPGQGVPDLPGYDATPVKVVCN is encoded by the coding sequence ATGACGTTTTTCCGTATGAATCGCGTGAGCGCGGGCCTGGCCGTCCTCTTTTCGTTGACGGCGCTGGGCGCACACGCGGAAGGCACGTTGAAGACCGGCGTGGATGCCAACTATGCACCGCACGCCATGCGCACGCTGGGCGGTGGCATTCAAGGCTTTAATATCGACTTGGGTAATGCCCTCGCCGCCCAACTGCACGAAAAAATCGAAGTCGACGGCACGGAATTCTCGGCCTTGATTCCCGGCCTGCTGTCCAAAAAATACGACTTCATCCTGGCACCGGTCACGGTGACGCCGGAGAAGGCCAAATCGCTGTTGTTCAGCGAAGGCTATCTGAACTCCGACTACACCTTCGTGCAGAAAAAAGACGCGAAGCCGATCACGAAGCTGGAAGACCTCAAAGGCATGAAGATCGCCGTGAACAAGGGCTCTTCCTACGACGTGTGGGCGAGCCAGAACGCCGAAAAGTACGGCTTCACGTACGACGTCTACGGCAGCAATGCCGACGCGATCCAGGCGCTGCTGGCCGGGCGCGCCGATGCGAACATGGCAGGGAATACGGTGGAGGCATGGGCCGCCAAGCAAAATCCGCAGATCAAGACGACCTATACCATCACGACAGGTCTGATGTGGTCGCTCGCCTTCCGTCCGGACGACAAAGCCGGCCGCGACCGTATCTCGATGGCGTTGAAGTGCTTGAAGCAGAACGGCACCGTCGTCAAGCTGGCGCAGAAGTGGTTCGGCTTCACGCCGGATGCAAACTCCCCGTCCGTCAAGATCGTGCCGGGACAAGGCGTGCCTGACCTGCCGGGCTATGACGCGACGCCGGTGAAGGTCGTCTGCAACTGA
- a CDS encoding amino acid ABC transporter ATP-binding protein, translating to MKNTPILELVNLQKSYGDHAVLKGVNLRVRPGEVVAVIGPSGSGKSSMLRCCNRLEEATGGQIVIDGTDINRPGVDLNKMRQKVCMVFQHFNLYPHLNVLHNVTLALRHVQKLPKAEAAKRGMAALERVGMAHKAAAKPGELSGGQQQRVGIARAIALEPELVLFDEPTSALDPELVGSVLNVMRELSKSGMTMVVVTHEMAFAREAADRVIFMDGGVIVEEGPPEEIFTRPQHDRTRAFLSSFLNQSHDHGRVATTPPQTAAASIVAG from the coding sequence ATGAAAAACACCCCCATCCTCGAACTGGTCAACCTGCAGAAGTCGTACGGCGATCACGCGGTGCTGAAGGGGGTCAACCTCCGGGTCCGGCCCGGCGAAGTCGTCGCCGTGATCGGACCGTCGGGTTCCGGCAAAAGCAGCATGCTGCGCTGCTGCAACCGGCTCGAAGAAGCCACCGGGGGCCAGATCGTCATCGACGGGACCGATATCAATCGGCCCGGTGTCGACCTGAACAAGATGCGGCAGAAAGTGTGCATGGTATTCCAGCACTTCAATCTATATCCGCATCTGAACGTCTTGCATAACGTGACGCTGGCATTGCGTCATGTGCAGAAACTGCCGAAGGCCGAAGCCGCGAAACGCGGCATGGCCGCGCTCGAACGCGTCGGCATGGCACATAAAGCAGCAGCCAAGCCGGGCGAACTGTCCGGCGGACAGCAGCAACGCGTTGGGATCGCGCGCGCCATCGCGCTGGAGCCGGAATTGGTGCTGTTCGATGAACCGACCAGCGCCCTGGACCCGGAACTGGTGGGCAGCGTGCTGAACGTCATGCGCGAGCTGAGCAAGAGCGGCATGACGATGGTCGTCGTCACGCATGAAATGGCCTTCGCGCGTGAAGCGGCCGACCGCGTGATCTTCATGGACGGTGGCGTCATCGTTGAGGAAGGTCCGCCGGAAGAGATCTTCACGCGACCGCAGCATGATCGTACGCGTGCCTTCCTGTCGTCATTCCTGAATCAGTCGCATGACCACGGTCGTGTCGCTACGACGCCGCCGCAGACCGCGGCCGCTTCGATCGTGGCGGGCTGA
- a CDS encoding amino acid ABC transporter permease, with product MDLVALQHAFFNGAIAKTVLPDIGKGMVITLELGIAVIVTGLAGGLVLALLRSLRIRWLDVLIVGYADILRALPPLIVIMMLFYAFPSIGLSFSAFQSTWLTLALVLAAFAEELFWAGIVSVPKGQAEAARSTGMGWINTMRLVILPQAVRLVIAPLTNRAISTTKNTALGSVVALNEILNNAQSASSNLGSATPLTMGALGYLIIFIPLVLFGRWLEKRFTWRV from the coding sequence ATGGATCTCGTCGCACTGCAACACGCGTTTTTCAACGGCGCCATCGCCAAGACGGTACTGCCGGATATCGGCAAGGGCATGGTGATCACCCTCGAGCTCGGCATCGCGGTCATCGTGACCGGATTGGCGGGCGGCCTGGTGCTCGCGTTGCTCCGCTCGCTGCGGATCCGTTGGCTGGACGTGCTGATCGTCGGCTATGCCGATATTCTGCGCGCGCTGCCGCCGTTGATCGTGATCATGATGTTGTTCTACGCTTTCCCGTCGATCGGGCTGTCGTTCTCGGCCTTCCAATCGACGTGGCTCACGCTTGCGCTTGTACTCGCCGCCTTCGCCGAGGAGCTGTTTTGGGCCGGCATCGTCTCGGTACCGAAAGGTCAGGCCGAGGCCGCCCGTTCGACCGGCATGGGCTGGATCAACACGATGCGTCTGGTAATCCTGCCGCAGGCGGTCCGCCTGGTCATCGCGCCATTGACGAACCGCGCCATCTCGACGACCAAGAACACCGCGTTGGGTTCGGTCGTGGCCTTGAACGAAATCTTGAACAACGCGCAATCCGCCAGCAGCAATCTCGGCAGTGCCACGCCACTGACGATGGGCGCGCTCGGCTATCTGATCATCTTCATCCCGCTAGTGCTGTTCGGGCGTTGGCTGGAAAAACGTTTTACCTGGCGGGTCTGA
- a CDS encoding amino acid ABC transporter permease: MQAILDNFFNWGIYVQVAPFLLHGLAMTIGLSLLVIPCGFAAGMVVAVLSHHLRSRIARLVLAAYIDLFRAVPPLVLLIFVYFGAPFLGWDMPKLVAVAIGFMLNNSSYYGEVLRAGFESIPKGQQEAARSTGLSAAQTTLLIVMPQAVRNVLPELISNTIEVVKLTTIASVVALPELLRVARDAQSLLYNPSPIMLAALIYLAMLWPLVRLLRRFERKHAG, from the coding sequence ATGCAAGCCATACTCGACAATTTCTTCAACTGGGGCATTTACGTCCAGGTTGCGCCTTTCCTGCTGCACGGCCTGGCGATGACGATCGGTCTATCGCTGCTGGTGATTCCGTGCGGTTTTGCGGCTGGGATGGTCGTCGCGGTACTGTCACACCATTTGCGTTCGCGGATCGCGCGTCTGGTGCTGGCCGCTTATATCGATTTGTTTCGTGCGGTTCCCCCGCTCGTGCTGTTGATCTTCGTCTACTTCGGCGCGCCCTTTCTGGGATGGGATATGCCGAAACTGGTCGCGGTGGCGATCGGCTTCATGCTGAACAACTCGAGCTATTACGGCGAGGTGTTGCGCGCGGGTTTCGAGAGTATCCCGAAAGGCCAGCAGGAAGCGGCGCGCTCGACCGGTTTGAGCGCCGCGCAGACCACGCTGCTGATCGTGATGCCCCAAGCCGTGCGCAACGTCCTGCCCGAGTTGATCAGCAACACCATCGAAGTAGTGAAGCTCACCACGATCGCCAGTGTCGTCGCGCTGCCGGAACTGCTGCGCGTGGCGCGCGATGCACAATCGCTGCTGTACAACCCGTCGCCGATCATGCTGGCGGCATTGATTTACCTGGCGATGCTATGGCCGCTGGTACGCCTGCTCCGCCGCTTCGAACGCAAGCACGCGGGTTGA
- the hydA gene encoding dihydropyrimidinase, producing the protein MNDFDLTIRGGRIVTASEDFVGDVGIKDGRIVAVASQLPAGKRDIQAAGKLVMPGGIDSHAHVEQLSSMGIMCADTWYSATVSAAYGGNTTIIPFAAQHRGQSLMQIARDYEKLAAPQAVIDYSYHLIMTDPTPEALNEHLPVLVREGITSFKVFMTYEKMKLNDKQLLDVFAVAAREGALPMVHAENDDVISWIARKLIDAGYTAPKYHAVAHDVFAEDEATNRAAQLSRVLEVPVVIVHVSSAGGARVIHSAKTMGASVHGETCPQYLILTADDLDLPGTEGAKFCCSPPPRDPASQQAMWESLASGNIALFSSDHAPYRYDVTGKLPHGDDTTFKQISNGLPGLETRMPILFSEGVKKGRLSLNQFVALTSTNHAKMYGLYPRKGTIAPGADADIAIWDADKQVTVSADMLHDNVGYTPYEGQQLTGWPETVISRGDVIIDKGTLNAEAGRGWKIPRGTPEPVANAKPPGERASFLRHLFKQVDSGSTQA; encoded by the coding sequence ATGAACGATTTCGATTTGACCATCCGCGGCGGACGTATCGTCACGGCGTCCGAGGACTTTGTCGGCGACGTGGGGATCAAGGACGGGCGTATCGTCGCCGTCGCCTCGCAATTGCCTGCCGGCAAGCGTGATATCCAGGCAGCCGGCAAGCTGGTCATGCCGGGCGGGATCGACAGCCACGCGCACGTCGAGCAATTGTCCAGCATGGGCATCATGTGCGCGGATACCTGGTATTCGGCGACGGTGTCGGCCGCCTACGGTGGCAACACGACGATCATTCCCTTTGCGGCGCAGCATCGCGGTCAGTCGCTGATGCAGATCGCACGCGATTACGAGAAACTCGCCGCGCCGCAGGCCGTCATCGACTATAGCTATCACCTGATCATGACGGATCCGACGCCCGAGGCGTTGAACGAGCATTTGCCGGTCTTGGTCCGCGAAGGGATCACGTCTTTCAAGGTCTTTATGACCTATGAAAAGATGAAGCTGAACGACAAGCAATTGCTGGATGTCTTCGCCGTCGCGGCACGCGAAGGCGCGTTGCCGATGGTGCACGCGGAGAACGACGACGTCATCTCCTGGATCGCGCGCAAGCTGATCGATGCCGGCTATACCGCACCGAAATACCATGCGGTCGCCCACGACGTCTTTGCAGAAGACGAAGCGACGAACCGTGCGGCCCAATTGTCGCGTGTGCTGGAAGTGCCGGTCGTGATCGTGCACGTCTCCAGCGCAGGCGGTGCACGCGTGATTCACAGCGCCAAGACGATGGGCGCATCGGTGCATGGCGAGACCTGTCCGCAGTATCTGATACTGACGGCGGACGACCTGGACCTGCCGGGAACCGAAGGCGCGAAGTTCTGCTGCAGCCCCCCGCCGCGCGACCCGGCCTCTCAGCAAGCCATGTGGGAAAGCCTGGCGTCCGGCAATATCGCGCTGTTCTCATCGGATCATGCACCGTACCGCTATGACGTGACCGGCAAGCTGCCGCACGGCGACGATACGACGTTCAAGCAGATCTCGAACGGGCTGCCCGGTTTGGAAACGCGGATGCCGATCCTGTTCTCCGAAGGCGTGAAAAAGGGCCGCCTGAGCCTGAACCAATTCGTCGCCCTGACATCGACGAATCACGCCAAGATGTATGGCCTCTACCCACGCAAGGGCACCATCGCGCCGGGTGCCGATGCCGACATCGCCATCTGGGATGCGGACAAGCAAGTGACCGTCAGCGCGGACATGCTGCATGACAACGTCGGCTATACGCCGTATGAAGGTCAGCAACTGACCGGTTGGCCGGAAACGGTCATCAGCCGTGGCGACGTCATCATCGACAAGGGCACGCTGAACGCGGAAGCCGGCCGTGGCTGGAAGATCCCGCGCGGTACGCCCGAACCGGTCGCAAATGCGAAGCCGCCGGGCGAACGTGCATCGTTCCTGCGCCATCTGTTCAAGCAAGTCGACAGCGGATCGACGCAAGCCTGA
- a CDS encoding tail fiber protein → MQKGELAKKIEDARTAFKSGNVPTEGDFTGLIDAVENGGFVKGMIMMFAGKKADVPAGWALCDGSQAPAPDLSGRFIVGEEAEHMGTRRKYSEERMPLNAPQIAVKTASFTASIVGSTEKTALTIPQLPSHHHVESTISAGAYEDGTFATVNPGTFRHETEIDRAIIWTDQEPDASFAVAKFDIYDKKRILGNRQSSQEFWHAFRMFAPRTSFVGNDEGHAHAIKSLRITPDASTNFTVAPPYYALAFIMKL, encoded by the coding sequence ATGCAAAAGGGAGAATTGGCCAAGAAGATCGAAGACGCCCGAACGGCGTTCAAATCTGGCAACGTGCCGACGGAAGGCGACTTCACCGGCTTGATCGATGCCGTTGAAAATGGCGGCTTCGTCAAGGGCATGATAATGATGTTTGCCGGCAAGAAAGCCGATGTTCCGGCCGGATGGGCGCTGTGCGATGGGAGCCAGGCGCCGGCACCGGATCTATCGGGGCGTTTCATCGTCGGTGAGGAAGCCGAGCATATGGGAACGCGGCGCAAGTACTCCGAGGAACGGATGCCGTTGAACGCGCCGCAGATCGCGGTGAAGACGGCTAGCTTCACCGCTTCCATCGTTGGGAGTACTGAGAAAACGGCGTTGACGATACCTCAATTGCCGTCACATCATCACGTGGAAAGCACTATTTCGGCAGGTGCGTACGAAGATGGCACGTTCGCGACCGTCAATCCGGGAACGTTCCGACACGAGACGGAGATCGATCGCGCCATCATCTGGACCGATCAGGAACCAGACGCGTCGTTCGCGGTGGCGAAATTCGATATCTACGATAAAAAGCGCATATTGGGAAACCGCCAGAGCAGCCAGGAGTTCTGGCACGCGTTTCGGATGTTTGCGCCGCGCACTTCATTCGTGGGGAATGACGAAGGGCATGCCCACGCCATCAAGTCGCTTCGGATCACGCCCGATGCTTCCACGAACTTCACGGTTGCGCCACCGTACTACGCACTGGCCTTCATCATGAAATTGTAA
- a CDS encoding MarR family transcriptional regulator, translating into MDSKHTTAGGAKTTDTTPFNVLALENQLCFSLYSTNLAMNKLYRGLLKRLNLTYLQYLVMLVLWERDEVTVSAIGERLSLDSATLTPLLKRLESADLLTRTRAPNDERRVLIRLTPEGATLRAEAEKIPEHVLCATGCNVGELSALKQELEALRSQLARFTSST; encoded by the coding sequence ATGGACAGCAAACACACGACCGCCGGCGGAGCAAAGACGACAGATACGACGCCGTTCAATGTTCTGGCCCTGGAAAACCAACTATGTTTCTCGCTTTATTCGACGAATCTTGCGATGAACAAGTTGTATCGGGGCTTGCTGAAGCGCCTGAATTTGACGTATTTGCAATATCTGGTGATGTTGGTCTTGTGGGAGCGTGACGAGGTAACGGTGTCCGCCATTGGCGAACGTCTGTCGCTCGATTCCGCCACGCTAACGCCGTTGCTGAAACGTCTGGAAAGCGCCGACCTCCTCACGCGCACCCGTGCGCCGAACGACGAGCGTCGAGTGCTGATCCGCTTGACGCCCGAGGGCGCAACGTTGCGGGCAGAGGCAGAGAAAATACCGGAGCATGTTCTCTGCGCCACCGGGTGCAATGTCGGCGAACTCAGCGCGCTGAAGCAGGAGCTGGAAGCGTTGCGGTCGCAGCTGGCGCGGTTCACGTCGAGTACATGA
- a CDS encoding organic hydroperoxide resistance protein, which translates to MASPEKVLYTGHATATGGRDGRATTSDKSVDVKLTTPRELGGAGGEGANPEQLFAAGYSACFIGAMKFVAGQEKFALPADTSIEGSVGIGQIPGGFGITVELKISAPGVERAKLQDIVDKAHQVCPYSNATRGNIDVTLTLA; encoded by the coding sequence ATGGCTTCTCCCGAAAAAGTCCTCTATACCGGTCACGCAACGGCAACCGGCGGCCGCGATGGGCGCGCCACGACGTCCGATAAGTCGGTCGACGTCAAGCTGACCACGCCGCGCGAGTTGGGCGGCGCCGGCGGCGAAGGGGCCAATCCGGAGCAACTGTTTGCCGCCGGTTATTCGGCCTGCTTCATCGGCGCGATGAAGTTTGTCGCAGGTCAGGAAAAGTTCGCTCTGCCCGCCGATACGTCGATCGAAGGCAGCGTCGGTATCGGTCAGATTCCGGGCGGTTTCGGCATCACCGTCGAGTTGAAGATCAGTGCGCCCGGCGTCGAACGTGCAAAGCTGCAAGACATCGTCGACAAGGCGCATCAGGTTTGCCCCTATTCGAACGCAACGCGCGGCAACATCGACGTGACGCTGACGCTGGCCTGA
- a CDS encoding sugar porter family MFS transporter translates to MPASPRSPHLNDANAATPSSPELSPQSSPQQTPPHSPESRFVFRVAMVATMGALAFGYDTGVISGALPFMSQPRSAGGLGLNAFTEGLVTSALVFGAAFGSLAAGHFSDKYGRRTTLMGLALLFTVGVLGTALAPSVSIMTVMRFILGLAVGGASATVPVFIAEMAGPSRRARLVSQNELMIVSGQLFAYVLNAILAHLAHSPHIWRYMLAIAIVPSTLLFIGLFFVPASPRWLASKGREQEAHEVMTRIRSSEQQIQKEMQEMKQQNAIERDQAGWAEVWATPWIRKLLVIGIGLGFVIQFTGVNAFMYFTPIILRSTGMGTNAAITATIGNGVIAVIATFIGIWLIGRAGRKTMLIVGLVAVVIMQILLGAVMAWMPQSMLRSYVALAAIMTFLLFMQMLISPVYWLLMSELFPLRLRGVLVGAAVAFQWIFNALVAFAFPIALQALGSYTFFVFAALNVCSLVFVCTMLPETRGKSLEQLERHLQKHLSQTELQS, encoded by the coding sequence ATGCCAGCCTCACCACGTTCGCCGCATCTCAACGACGCAAACGCCGCAACGCCCTCTTCGCCGGAACTGTCGCCGCAATCGTCCCCGCAGCAAACGCCGCCGCACTCGCCGGAAAGCCGTTTCGTCTTTCGCGTAGCGATGGTCGCAACGATGGGCGCTTTGGCATTCGGCTATGACACCGGTGTCATTTCAGGGGCGCTGCCCTTCATGTCGCAGCCGCGTTCCGCGGGCGGGCTCGGTTTGAACGCTTTCACGGAGGGCCTCGTGACCTCTGCGCTGGTGTTCGGCGCCGCGTTCGGATCCCTTGCCGCAGGGCATTTCAGCGATAAATACGGGCGTCGCACGACGCTGATGGGTTTGGCTTTGCTGTTTACCGTCGGCGTATTGGGTACGGCGCTGGCACCGTCGGTCTCCATCATGACCGTCATGCGTTTTATCCTCGGTCTGGCGGTGGGCGGCGCATCCGCCACTGTTCCGGTGTTCATCGCGGAAATGGCGGGACCGAGCCGACGGGCGCGTCTGGTCAGTCAAAATGAATTGATGATCGTCAGTGGTCAGTTGTTTGCGTACGTGCTCAACGCCATTCTCGCGCATCTGGCGCATTCCCCCCATATTTGGCGGTACATGCTGGCCATCGCGATCGTGCCGTCCACGCTGCTGTTCATCGGGCTCTTCTTCGTTCCCGCGTCGCCGCGCTGGCTGGCCAGCAAAGGGCGCGAACAGGAAGCCCACGAGGTGATGACACGGATTCGTTCGAGCGAGCAGCAGATCCAGAAAGAAATGCAGGAAATGAAGCAGCAAAACGCGATCGAGCGGGACCAGGCGGGTTGGGCCGAAGTATGGGCGACGCCCTGGATCCGCAAGCTGCTTGTGATCGGCATCGGCCTGGGCTTCGTGATTCAATTCACCGGCGTCAACGCCTTCATGTACTTCACGCCCATCATCTTGCGCTCGACCGGCATGGGCACGAACGCCGCCATCACTGCCACCATCGGCAACGGCGTCATCGCCGTGATCGCGACCTTTATCGGGATCTGGCTGATCGGTCGCGCGGGCCGCAAGACGATGCTGATCGTCGGCCTCGTGGCCGTGGTCATCATGCAGATACTGCTGGGGGCCGTGATGGCATGGATGCCGCAATCGATGCTGCGCAGTTATGTCGCGTTGGCCGCGATCATGACCTTCCTGTTGTTTATGCAGATGCTGATTTCGCCGGTGTATTGGCTGTTGATGTCGGAGCTGTTCCCCTTGCGTCTGCGCGGGGTATTGGTCGGCGCGGCCGTCGCCTTCCAATGGATTTTCAACGCGCTGGTGGCATTTGCGTTCCCGATCGCCTTGCAGGCACTGGGCAGTTATACCTTTTTCGTGTTCGCGGCGTTGAACGTCTGCTCGCTCGTGTTCGTCTGCACGATGCTGCCGGAAACGCGCGGTAAATCGCTCGAACAGTTGGAGCGGCATTTACAGAAACACCTCTCCCAAACCGAACTGCAAAGCTAA
- a CDS encoding spherulation-specific family 4 protein, with protein sequence MDVVRHSGTTVPRARALRCLIDYAGHGMLRRIASRVSRYVGMSSLAFMVIAGQSQAGAATTTVSVSPLVMPLTVPAYFDPVGKGLGLWNDLATTATKVATTVILNPNSGPGKSIDASYTAAIAKVHAAGGKVIGYVSTSYGKRSLSTVATDINTYLSYYKVDGFFIDEMTSDGTTAHIQYYQSVYNYIKGMSPKLSVMANPGTDMAEQYVTLPTADQFVTFEDTAKKYAKYTPPKWQANYPAGRFVHMVIGATAAEMPAIVLFAATHHAGSLFVTSTGMPNPYKNLGTYWNDLVAKVLNVK encoded by the coding sequence ATGGACGTCGTACGTCATTCCGGAACAACCGTGCCGCGCGCCCGTGCGCTTCGTTGCCTAATCGATTACGCCGGTCACGGCATGCTGCGTCGAATCGCGTCGCGTGTATCGCGCTATGTGGGCATGTCGAGCCTGGCGTTCATGGTCATCGCGGGTCAAAGCCAGGCAGGGGCGGCCACAACGACGGTGAGCGTCTCGCCGCTTGTCATGCCGCTGACGGTTCCGGCCTACTTCGACCCGGTGGGAAAGGGCCTGGGCTTATGGAATGATCTGGCCACGACCGCAACGAAGGTGGCCACCACCGTCATCTTGAATCCGAACAGCGGTCCCGGCAAGTCGATCGACGCCAGCTATACGGCGGCGATCGCGAAGGTGCACGCCGCCGGCGGCAAGGTGATCGGCTATGTCTCGACGTCCTACGGAAAGCGTTCCTTATCGACCGTCGCGACAGACATCAATACCTATCTTTCGTATTACAAAGTAGATGGTTTCTTCATCGACGAGATGACGTCCGATGGCACGACGGCGCATATTCAGTACTATCAATCGGTGTATAACTACATCAAGGGGATGTCGCCGAAGCTCTCGGTCATGGCGAATCCGGGCACCGATATGGCTGAACAGTATGTGACCCTCCCGACGGCGGATCAGTTCGTCACCTTCGAGGATACGGCGAAGAAATACGCGAAATACACGCCGCCAAAGTGGCAGGCGAACTATCCGGCCGGGCGTTTCGTGCACATGGTGATTGGTGCGACGGCGGCAGAGATGCCGGCCATCGTGTTGTTCGCGGCCACGCACCACGCGGGTAGCCTGTTCGTCACATCGACCGGCATGCCGAATCCGTATAAGAACCTCGGGACATACTGGAATGACCTCGTGGCAAAGGTCCTGAACGTCAAGTAA